In one Molothrus ater isolate BHLD 08-10-18 breed brown headed cowbird chromosome 6, BPBGC_Mater_1.1, whole genome shotgun sequence genomic region, the following are encoded:
- the LOC118687360 gene encoding inositol 1,4,5-trisphosphate receptor-interacting protein-like 1, translated as MDPMAFFFTVLKSLIQYPQPVAEGLDEETRLRMEVRAKHLERERLQLEQEVERHSQQQVQFLLLLAVAVLLVYILVLWFIGWKSSLRREEDEEEDEEENRGANEEEAGNVAANEEDDVGNEAVNEAEIAANNDVAIAVQVEDDSDDRVGRLIMQRIRWPVQDLQRGCQWTTNLMDNYTVYFGHVLSNSFYPVLQRAIGVGSAFEGWSPREEDVVYRVLIPMTPPRGHSFHLELDSAGQRPVRNFRVRVQLECTCRREQQAEDMLCFLHQPEEELRRNQGPSLLHTLCTGSYLDVQKTARWFYQLVRAIWPALPQSHNWHLVLLPSTRSCQFKVTNGRESFRIEMLFGVRRDDSAVFVSSQTREAHTASTIWPESYAVAEAEFFKHIARQAPPDSLHLKCLQFFTRLPLGFSFSTYTMKTIVMHLLNVRPVSSWCRRDLLERLQDIIKSLRFCVRAKRLNHFIVGNPTLPQHIHVPADVQTCGTYNLLLRLAQQPDAHAQAIHEYRVLRRWYERILLAED; from the coding sequence ATGGATCCCATGGCATTCTTTTTCACGGTCTTGAAAAGCCTCATCCAGTACCCACAGCCCGTGGCTGAGGGATTGGATGAGGAAACACGTCTGCGCATGGAAGTGCGTGCCAAACACCTGGAACGGGAGAGgcttcagctggagcaggaggtggagCGGCATagccagcagcaggtgcagTTCTTGCTGCTCTTAGCTGTTGCTGTGCTCCTGGTCTACATCTTGGTCCTGTGGTTTATTGGGTGGAAAAGCAGcctgaggagagaggaggatgaagaggaggatgaagaagaaaacCGTGGTGCAAATGAAGAGGAAGCGGGCAATGTTGCTGCAAATGAAGAAGACGATGTTGGAAACGAAGCTGTCAATGAGGCTGAAATTGCAGCAAACAACGATGTTGCAATTGCAGTCCAAGTAGAAGATGATTCTGACGATCGCGTTGGACGACTTATAATGCAGCGCATCCGGTGGCCTGTACAGGACCTGCAGAGAGGCTGTCAGTGGACAACTAACCTGATGGACAATTACACGGTTTATTTTGGACACGTCTTGTCAAACAGTTTCTACCCAGTCCTGCAACGAGCCATCGGGGTGGGCAGTGCCTTTGAGGGCTGGAGTCCCCGTGAGGAGGACGTGGTGTACCGCGTGCTCATCCCCATGACTCCTCCCCGAGGCCACAGCTTCCACCTGGAGCTGGACAGTGCAGGGCAGAGGCCCGTGAGGAACTTCCGTGTCCGCGTGCAGCTGGAGTGCacctgcaggagggagcagcaggctgaggacatgctgtgcttcctgcaccagcctgaggaggagctgaggaggaatCAGGGtcccagcctcctgcacacCCTGTGCACCGGCTCCTACCTGGACGTGCAGAAAACTGCCCGCTGGTTCTACCAGCTGGTGAGAGCAATCTGGCCAGCTTTGCCTCAGTCACACAACTGGCACTTagtgctgctgccctccacGCGCTCCTGCCAATTCAAGGTGACCAACGGCAGGGAAAGCTTCAGGATTGAGATGCTCTTCGGGGTGCGGAGAGACGACTCAGCCGTCTTCGTCAGCAGCCAGACCAGAGAGGCCCACACAGCAAGCACAATCTGGCCCGAGTCTTATGCTGTGGCAGAGGCTGAATTCTTCAAGCACATTGCCAGGCAGGCGCCTCCTGACAGCTTGCACCTGAAATGCCTGCAGTTCTTCACCCGACTTCCGCTGGGCTTCAGCTTTTCCACCTACACCATGAAGACCATTGTCATGCACCTGCTCAATGTCAGACCCGTCTCATCGTGGTGCAGGAGAGACCTCCTAGAACGACTGCAGGATATCATCAAGAGCCTGCGCTTCTGTGTGCGAGCCAAACGCCTCAACCACTTCATTGTGGGGAACCCGACGCTCCCTCAGCACATCCATGTACCTGCAGATGTTCAAACGTGTGGGACGTACAATCTTCTCCTTCGCCTGGCGCAGCAGCCGGATGCCCACGCCCAGGCCATCCATGAGTACCGGGTTCTGAGAAGGTGGTACGAAAGAATCCTTCTTGCTGAAGATTGA
- the LOC118687361 gene encoding inositol 1,4,5-trisphosphate receptor-interacting protein-like 1: protein MAPMAFFFMLLKSLIQYPQPVAEGLDEETRLRMEVRAKHLERERLQLEQEVERHSQQQVQFLLLLAVAVLLVYILVLWFIGWKSSLRREEDEEENRGANEEEAGNVAANEEDDVGNEAVNEAEIAANNDVAIAVQVEDDSDDRVGRLIMQRIRWPVQDLQRGCQWTTNLMDNYTVYFGHVLSNSFYPVLQRAIGVGSAFEGWSPREEDVVYRVLIPMTPPRGHSFHLELDSAGQRPVRNFRVRVQLECTCRREQQAEDMLCFLHQPEEELRRNQGPSLLHTLCTGSYLDVQKTARWFYQLVRAIWPALPQSHNWHLVLLPSTRSCQFKVTNGRESFRIEMLFGVRRDDSAVFVSSQTREAHTASTIWPESYAVAEAEFFKHIARQAPPDSLHLKCLQFFTRLPLGFSFSTYTMKTIVMHLLNVRPVSSWCRRDLLERLQDIIKSLRFCVRAKRLNHFIVGNPTLPQHIHVPADVQTCGTYNLLLRLAQQPDAHAQAIHEYRVLKRWYKRILLAED, encoded by the coding sequence ATGGCTCCCATGGCGTTCTTTTTCATGCTCTTGAAAAGCCTCATCCAGTACCCACAGCCCGTGGCTGAGGGATTGGATGAGGAAACACGTCTGCGCATGGAAGTGCGTGCCAAACACCTGGAACGGGAGAGgcttcagctggagcaggaggtggagCGGCATagccagcagcaggtgcagTTCTTGCTGCTCTTAGCTGTTGCTGTGCTCCTGGTCTACATCTTGGTCCTGTGGTTTATTGGGTGGAAAAGCAGcctgaggagagaggaggatgaagaagaaaacCGTGGTGCAAATGAAGAGGAAGCGGGCAATGTTGCTGCAAATGAAGAAGACGATGTTGGAAACGAAGCTGTCAATGAGGCTGAAATTGCAGCAAACAACGATGTTGCAATTGCAGTCCAAGTAGAAGATGATTCTGACGATCGCGTTGGACGACTTATAATGCAGCGCATCCGGTGGCCTGTACAGGACCTGCAGAGAGGCTGTCAGTGGACAACTAACCTGATGGACAATTACACGGTTTATTTTGGACACGTCTTGTCAAACAGTTTCTACCCAGTCCTGCAACGAGCCATCGGGGTGGGCAGTGCCTTTGAGGGCTGGAGTCCCCGTGAGGAGGACGTGGTGTACCGCGTGCTCATCCCCATGACTCCTCCCCGAGGCCACAGCTTCCACCTGGAGCTGGACAGTGCAGGGCAGAGGCCCGTGAGGAACTTCCGTGTCCGCGTGCAGCTGGAGTGCacctgcaggagggagcagcaggctgaggacatgctgtgcttcctgcaccagcctgaggaggagctgaggaggaatCAGGGtcccagcctcctgcacacCCTGTGCACCGGCTCCTACCTGGACGTGCAGAAAACTGCCCGCTGGTTCTACCAGCTGGTGAGAGCAATCTGGCCAGCTTTGCCTCAGTCACACAACTGGCACTTagtgctgctgccctccacGCGCTCCTGCCAATTCAAGGTGACCAACGGCAGGGAAAGCTTCAGGATTGAGATGCTCTTCGGGGTGCGGAGAGACGACTCAGCCGTCTTCGTCAGCAGCCAGACCAGAGAGGCCCACACAGCAAGCACAATCTGGCCCGAGTCTTATGCTGTGGCAGAGGCTGAATTCTTCAAGCACATTGCCAGGCAGGCGCCTCCTGACAGCTTGCACCTGAAATGCCTGCAGTTCTTCACCCGACTTCCGCTGGGCTTCAGCTTTTCCACCTACACCATGAAGACCATTGTCATGCACCTGCTCAATGTCAGACCCGTCTCATCGTGGTGCAGGAGAGACCTCCTAGAACGACTGCAGGATATCATCAAGAGCCTGCGCTTCTGTGTGCGAGCCAAACGCCTCAACCACTTCATTGTGGGGAACCCGACGCTCCCTCAGCACATCCATGTACCTGCAGATGTTCAAACGTGTGGGACGTACAATCTTCTCCTTCGCCTGGCGCAGCAGCCGGATGCCCACGCCCAGGCCATCCATGAGTACCGGGTTCTGAAAAGGTGGTACAAAAGAATCCTTCTTGCTGAAGATTGA
- the LOC118687362 gene encoding inositol 1,4,5-trisphosphate receptor-interacting protein-like 1 produces the protein MAPMAFFFMLLKSLIQYPQPVAEGLDEETRLHMEVRAKHLERERLQLEQEVERHSQQQVQFLLLLAVAVLLVYILVLWFIGWKSSLRREEDEEENRGANEEEAGNVAANEEDDVGNEAVNEAEIAANNDVAIAVQVEDDSDDRVGRLIMQRIRWPVQDLQRGCQWTTNLMDNYTVYFGHVLSNSFYPVLQRAIGVGSAFEGWSPREEDVVYRVLIPMTPPRGHSFHLELDSAGQRPVRNFRVRVQLECTCRREQQAEDMLCFLHQPEEELRRNQGPSLLHTLCTGSYLDVQKTARWFYQLVRAIWPALPQSHNWHLVLLPSTRSCQFKVTNGRESFRIEMLFGVRRDDSAVFVSSQTREAHTASTIWPESYAVAEAEFFKHIARQAPPDSLHLKCLQFFTRLPLGFSFSTYTMKTIVMHLLNVRPVSSWCRRDLLERLQDIIKSLRFCVRAKRLNHFIVGNPTLPQHIHVPADVQTCGTYNLLLRLAQQPDAHAQAIHEYRVLKRWYKRILLAED, from the coding sequence ATGGCTCCCATGGCGTTCTTTTTCATGCTCTTGAAAAGCCTCATCCAGTACCCACAGCCCGTGGCTGAGGGATTGGATGAGGAAACACGTCTGCACATGGAAGTGCGTGCCAAACACCTGGAACGGGAGAGgcttcagctggagcaggaggtggagCGGCATagccagcagcaggtgcagTTCTTGCTGCTCTTAGCTGTTGCTGTGCTCCTGGTCTACATCTTGGTCCTGTGGTTTATTGGGTGGAAAAGCAGcctgaggagagaggaggatgaagaagaaaacCGTGGTGCAAATGAAGAGGAAGCGGGCAATGTTGCTGCAAATGAAGAAGACGATGTTGGAAACGAAGCTGTCAATGAGGCTGAAATTGCAGCAAACAACGATGTTGCAATTGCAGTCCAAGTAGAAGATGATTCTGACGATCGCGTTGGACGACTTATAATGCAGCGCATCCGGTGGCCTGTACAGGACCTGCAGAGAGGCTGTCAGTGGACAACTAACCTGATGGACAATTACACGGTTTATTTTGGACACGTCTTGTCAAACAGTTTCTACCCAGTCCTGCAACGAGCCATCGGGGTGGGCAGTGCCTTTGAGGGCTGGAGTCCCCGTGAGGAGGACGTGGTGTACCGCGTGCTCATCCCCATGACTCCTCCCCGAGGCCACAGCTTCCACCTGGAGCTGGACAGTGCAGGGCAGAGGCCCGTGAGGAACTTCCGTGTCCGCGTGCAGCTGGAGTGCacctgcaggagggagcagcaggctgaggacatgctgtgcttcctgcaccagcctgaggaggagctgaggaggaatCAGGGtcccagcctcctgcacacCCTGTGCACCGGCTCCTACCTGGACGTGCAGAAAACTGCCCGCTGGTTCTACCAGCTGGTGAGAGCAATCTGGCCAGCTTTGCCTCAGTCACACAACTGGCACTTagtgctgctgccctccacGCGCTCCTGCCAATTCAAGGTGACCAACGGCAGGGAAAGCTTCAGGATTGAGATGCTCTTCGGGGTGCGGAGAGACGACTCAGCCGTCTTCGTCAGCAGCCAGACCAGAGAGGCCCACACAGCAAGCACAATCTGGCCCGAGTCTTATGCTGTGGCAGAGGCTGAATTCTTCAAGCACATTGCCAGGCAGGCGCCTCCTGACAGCTTGCACCTGAAATGCCTGCAGTTCTTCACCCGACTTCCGCTGGGCTTCAGCTTTTCCACCTACACCATGAAGACCATTGTCATGCACCTGCTCAATGTCAGACCCGTCTCATCGTGGTGCAGGAGAGACCTCCTAGAACGACTGCAGGATATCATCAAGAGCCTGCGCTTCTGTGTGCGAGCCAAACGCCTCAACCACTTCATTGTGGGGAACCCGACGCTCCCTCAGCACATCCATGTACCTGCAGATGTTCAAACGTGTGGGACGTACAATCTTCTCCTTCGCCTGGCGCAGCAGCCGGATGCCCACGCCCAGGCCATCCATGAGTACCGGGTTCTGAAAAGGTGGTACAAAAGAATCCTTCTTGCTGAAGATTGA
- the LOC118687363 gene encoding LOW QUALITY PROTEIN: inositol 1,4,5-trisphosphate receptor-interacting protein-like 1 (The sequence of the model RefSeq protein was modified relative to this genomic sequence to represent the inferred CDS: inserted 2 bases in 1 codon; deleted 1 base in 1 codon) yields MQGQPLMGEPWAGHXGWLLLPASCVGPCPSSPQIPRIPIPASPTASCLPHSTILDVLSILLQTMNPIVFLFLLLQSFTQYPQPVGDVWDEETSLHMKVHAEQQELERFWLEWEMEQLALEQSGVGKYLQLLAVSLLLVLLLVLWFMGCKWSMRREEPEEESVNASEDDGGNEVDDRVQENIGRMLLERIQWPVQDLQAGCEWTIDLMDNYTVYFGHVLSNSFYPVLQRAIGVGSAFEGWSPREEDVVYRVLIPMTPPRGHSFHLELDSAGQRPVRNFRVRVQLECTCRREQQAEDMLCFLHQPEEELRRNQGPSLLHTLCTGSYLDMQKTARWFYQLVRAIWPALPQSHNWHLVLLPSTRSCQFKVTNREASFRIEVVFGVQRGDSDIFVSSQLGYAGTPSTLWLESYDVAEMKFFKHIARQAPPDSLHLRCLQLFSRLQLGIGFSTYTMKTIVMHLLNTIPVSQWCRRHFLRRLMDISERLLLSLEVKCLNHFIVGNQRLPEEISLPPDVQTAEPPNLFHRSAMDPVSCSQGIGEYLDLQRRLVAILKPDD; encoded by the exons atgcagggacagcccctcaTGGGAGAGCCTTGGGCAGGCCa agggtggctgctgctgcctgccagctgtGTGGGGCCCTGTCCTTCCAGCCCTCAGATCCCT AGgattcccatccctgcttcaCCTACTGCTAGCTGCCTCCCCCACAGCACCATTTTAGACGTTCTCTCTATCCTCCTGCAGACTATGAATCCCATAGTATTCCTCTTCTTGCTCTTGCAAAGCTTCACCCAGTACCCACAGCCCGTGGGTGATGTTTGGGATGAGGAAACATCTCTGCACATGAAGGTacatgcagagcagcaggaactggaaaGGTTTTGGCTGGAGTGGGAAATGGAGCAGTTGGCCCTGGAGCAAAGTGGAGTGGGGAAGTACTTGCAGCTCTTAgctgtttctctgcttctgGTCCTTCTCTTGGTCCTATGGTTTATGGGGTGCAAATGGAGCATGAGAAGAGAGGAGCCTGAAGAAGAAAGTGTAAATGCAAGTGAAGATGATGGTGGAAATGAAGTAGATGATCGTGTTCAGGAGAACATAGGAAGGATGTTATTGGAGCGCATCCAGTGGCCTGTACAGGACCTACAGGCAGGCTGCGAGTGGACAATAGACCTGATGGACAATTATACGGTTTATTTTGGACACGTCTTGTCAAACAGTTTCTACCCAGTCCTGCAACGAGCCATCGGGGTGGGCAGTGCCTTTGAGGGCTGGAGTCCCCGTGAGGAGGACGTGGTGTACCGCGTGCTCATCCCCATGACTCCTCCCCGAGGCCACAGCTTCCACCTGGAGCTGGACAGTGCAGGGCAGAGGCCCGTGAGGAACTTCCGTGTCCGCGTGCAGCTGGAGTGCacctgcaggagggagcagcaggctgaggacatgctgtgcttcctgcaccagcctgaggaggagctgaggaggaatCAGGGtcccagcctcctgcacacCCTGTGCACCGGCTCCTACCTGGACATGCAGAAAACTGCCCGCTGGTTCTACCAGCTGGTGAGAGCAATCTGGCCAGCTTTGCCTCAGTCACACAACTGGCACTTagtgctgctgccctccacGCGCTCCTGCCAATTTAAGGTGACCAACAGAGAAGCAAGCTTCAGGATTGAGGTGGTCTTTGGGGTGCAGAGAGGTGACTCTGACATCTTTgtcagcagccagctgggataTGCTGGAACCCCAAGCACTCTGTGGCTGGAGTCCTATGATGTGGCAGAAATGAAGTTCTTCAAGCACATTGCCAGGCAGGCGCCTCCTGACAGCTTGCACCTGAGATGTCTGCAGCTCTTCTCCCGTCTTCAGCTGGGCATAGGCTTTTCCACCTACACCATGAAGACCATTGTCATGCACCTCCTGAACACCATTCCCGTGTCACAGTGGTGCAGGAGACATTTCCTGAGGCGACTGATGGATATCAGCGAGAGACTGCTCTTATCCCTGGAAGTGAAATGTCTCAACCACTTCATTGTGGGTAACCAGAGGCTTCCTGAGGAGATCAGTTTGCCCCCAGATGTTCAAACAGCTGAGCCACCCAACCTTTTCCATCGCTCGGCGATGGATCCAGTTTCCTGTTCCCAGGGAATAGGCGAGTACTTGGATCTGCAACGTCGACTTGTAGCAATCCTTAAACCTGACGATTGA